Proteins from a single region of Amycolatopsis sp. CA-230715:
- a CDS encoding ABC transporter ATP-binding protein, with protein sequence MKNNAAVIDVDDLRMRYGDTDVLHGLSFRAWHGEVLCLLGPNGAGKTTTIEVLEGFRMRSAGRVEVLGTDPAHAGEDWRARVGVVLQSWRDHGKWRVRELLAHLGSYYAPYSSEHVERPWDADELVAAVGLTEQAGKKIRTLSGGQRRRLDVAIGLVGRPELVFLDEPTAGLDPVARREFHSLVRNLAEAGRTTILLTTHDLHEAEMLADRIMVLDGGRITADGTAAELAKEIAGEDEVRWSRGGERFSRSTTESTKFTFELFKRYGEEVEDLEVRRTSLEDTYLALVRHAESEGAER encoded by the coding sequence ATGAAGAACAACGCGGCCGTGATCGACGTCGACGACCTGCGCATGCGCTACGGCGACACCGACGTCCTGCACGGGCTGAGCTTCCGCGCGTGGCACGGCGAGGTGCTGTGCCTGCTGGGGCCGAACGGGGCCGGCAAGACCACGACGATCGAAGTGCTGGAAGGGTTCCGGATGCGTTCGGCGGGCCGGGTCGAGGTACTCGGCACCGACCCGGCCCATGCGGGCGAAGACTGGCGGGCACGGGTGGGAGTCGTGCTCCAGTCGTGGCGGGACCACGGGAAATGGCGGGTGCGGGAACTGCTCGCCCATCTCGGTTCCTACTACGCGCCCTATTCGAGCGAACACGTCGAGCGGCCGTGGGACGCGGACGAACTCGTCGCCGCGGTCGGGCTGACCGAGCAGGCCGGCAAGAAGATCCGGACGCTCTCCGGCGGGCAGCGGCGCAGGCTCGATGTCGCGATCGGCCTCGTCGGGCGTCCCGAACTGGTTTTCCTCGACGAGCCGACCGCAGGGCTCGATCCGGTGGCACGCCGCGAATTCCACTCGCTGGTGCGGAATCTCGCCGAAGCGGGACGAACGACGATCCTGCTCACCACGCACGATCTGCACGAGGCCGAGATGCTCGCCGACCGCATCATGGTCCTCGACGGTGGCCGGATCACGGCGGACGGCACCGCTGCGGAACTGGCTAAGGAGATCGCGGGCGAGGACGAGGTGCGCTGGAGCCGCGGCGGGGAGCGGTTTTCCCGTTCGACCACCGAGTCGACCAAGTTCACCTTCGAACTGTTCAAGCGCTACGGCGAAGAGGTCGAAGACCTCGAAGTCCGCCGAACCTCGCTCGAAGACACCTACCTGGCACTGGTGCGCCACGCCGAATCCGAAGGAGCCGAACGATGA
- a CDS encoding helix-turn-helix domain-containing protein, with the protein MPGGRLTNQERRRIASGLSDGLGYAEIARELGRPTSTISREVARNGGPGGYRAGQAHQAAWRRARRPKRGWSPEPPEGGGRDPEAASEFVDRLAAQMVRSGLPRMAARVFACLITTDSGALTAGELVRGLRVSPASVSKAVAYLEELDLVDRARVPGRRHETYEIDDDVWLRTWLTSARTNEVWADTAQEGAELFGAATPAGARLARMSQFFTRLAEDMNGGVSAVAFDDALTVLAALVHATTPRTARELSVALGWPLERVENALRDAEKRPDLTDPVVLRHTGSGACTAVVAPDRLTAAQRGALASPLGQLTVGAGS; encoded by the coding sequence ATGCCGGGAGGCAGGCTGACGAACCAGGAGCGCAGGCGCATCGCGTCGGGGCTTTCCGACGGGCTCGGCTACGCCGAGATCGCCAGGGAGCTGGGCAGGCCGACGTCGACGATCAGCAGGGAGGTGGCGCGCAACGGCGGGCCCGGCGGCTACCGCGCCGGTCAGGCCCACCAGGCCGCGTGGCGCCGCGCCCGCAGGCCGAAACGGGGCTGGTCGCCGGAACCGCCGGAGGGCGGTGGCCGCGACCCCGAGGCGGCGAGCGAGTTCGTCGACCGGCTCGCGGCGCAGATGGTGCGGTCCGGGTTGCCGAGGATGGCCGCGCGCGTGTTCGCCTGCCTCATCACCACCGACTCCGGTGCGCTGACCGCGGGCGAGCTGGTGCGGGGGCTCCGGGTCAGCCCCGCGTCGGTGTCCAAGGCCGTCGCCTATCTCGAGGAGCTGGACCTCGTCGACCGCGCTCGCGTTCCGGGGCGGCGCCACGAGACCTACGAGATCGACGACGACGTGTGGCTCCGCACCTGGCTGACCAGTGCCAGGACCAACGAGGTGTGGGCGGACACCGCGCAGGAAGGCGCCGAGCTCTTCGGCGCGGCCACCCCTGCCGGCGCCAGGCTCGCGCGGATGAGCCAGTTCTTCACACGCCTCGCCGAAGACATGAACGGGGGCGTCAGCGCGGTCGCCTTCGACGACGCGCTGACCGTGCTCGCCGCGCTCGTGCACGCCACCACGCCGCGCACCGCGCGCGAGCTGTCCGTCGCACTGGGCTGGCCGCTCGAACGGGTCGAGAACGCCTTGCGCGACGCGGAAAAACGCCCCGATCTCACCGACCCGGTCGTGCTCCGGCACACCGGTTCGGGCGCCTGCACGGCCGTCGTCGCGCCAGACCGGCTCACCGCGGCCCAGCGTGGCGCGCTCGCATCCCCGCTCGGTCAGCTCACCGTCGGCGCGGGATCGTGA
- a CDS encoding class I SAM-dependent methyltransferase, protein MASGMDWVREFYSTTGAWWAAADAVVTDRDHRRVSLLRTHGGEGARVLELGSGYGTTAVAAASAGYAVTAVELSDRANATGELAKDVGSGSLVVHQADFYTVDLPGPFDTVCYWNGFGIGSDADQRRLLTRIASWLRPGGAALVDVFNPFVWASWHGDEEHLEPDPAAGYHHELRERTTFDPVTCTATDTWWDTADPGRVLSQHLRCYTPADLALLLTGTGLALSGVVVGDPDAGPASPDPAALLREHHEYLAVLRHDPAPTVS, encoded by the coding sequence TTGGCTTCGGGAATGGACTGGGTGCGCGAGTTCTATTCGACGACCGGCGCGTGGTGGGCGGCGGCGGACGCGGTGGTCACCGATCGGGACCACCGCAGGGTTTCGCTGCTGCGCACCCACGGCGGCGAAGGCGCGCGGGTGCTCGAACTCGGCTCCGGCTACGGCACGACGGCGGTGGCCGCCGCAAGCGCGGGTTACGCGGTGACGGCCGTCGAGCTGAGCGACCGCGCCAACGCCACCGGCGAGCTGGCGAAGGACGTCGGCTCCGGCTCGCTCGTCGTGCACCAAGCGGATTTCTACACCGTCGACCTGCCGGGGCCGTTCGACACGGTGTGCTACTGGAACGGGTTCGGGATCGGCTCCGACGCGGACCAGCGGCGGCTGCTCACGCGGATCGCCTCCTGGCTGCGGCCAGGAGGTGCCGCGCTGGTGGACGTGTTCAACCCTTTCGTGTGGGCTTCGTGGCACGGCGACGAGGAGCACCTGGAACCGGATCCCGCGGCGGGCTACCACCACGAGCTCCGCGAGCGGACCACGTTCGACCCGGTCACCTGCACCGCGACCGACACCTGGTGGGACACCGCGGACCCCGGCCGCGTGCTCAGCCAGCACCTGCGCTGCTACACCCCGGCGGACCTGGCGCTGCTGCTCACCGGGACCGGGCTCGCGCTCTCCGGCGTCGTGGTGGGCGATCCCGACGCGGGGCCCGCGTCACCGGATCCCGCGGCGCTGCTGCGCGAGCACCACGAGTACCTCGCCGTGCTGCGTCACGATCCCGCGCCGACGGTGAGCTGA
- a CDS encoding winged helix-turn-helix transcriptional regulator yields the protein MTSRRPAKGVRGDLFDPDCPTRRLLDRIGTKWTSMAVKVLAEAHPGEVRFAELRRRMPGISQKMLATTLHGLGRDGLVERRVEPVVPPRVHYRLTELGLSLDAPLAAVRDWAEAHMPDIDRANAASDSAEHRR from the coding sequence GTGACCTCCCGTCGTCCGGCGAAGGGCGTGCGCGGCGATCTGTTCGATCCCGACTGCCCGACCCGTCGCCTGCTGGACCGCATCGGCACGAAGTGGACGTCGATGGCGGTCAAGGTGCTCGCCGAGGCCCACCCCGGCGAAGTGCGCTTCGCCGAGCTGCGCCGCCGCATGCCGGGTATCTCGCAGAAGATGCTCGCCACGACGCTGCACGGCCTCGGCCGTGACGGGCTGGTCGAGCGGCGCGTGGAACCGGTGGTACCGCCCCGGGTGCACTACCGGCTCACGGAACTGGGGCTTTCGCTGGACGCGCCGCTCGCCGCGGTGCGGGACTGGGCCGAAGCGCACATGCCCGACATCGATCGCGCCAACGCGGCGAGCGACTCCGCCGAGCACCGCCGATGA
- a CDS encoding alpha/beta fold hydrolase → MSEIELRRVVANGIGINTAIAGRGEPVLLLHGFPHTWQLWRAIMPRLARTHRVIAPDLRGLGATERPADGYDAGTLASDAECLLDALGEPAASVVGIDAGAPPAFLLAMRRPERVRRLVVAESLLGRLPGAEDFLRAGPPWWFGFHAVPGLAETVLIGHEAEYVDWFLDTGTRARGVPPELRDRFVEAYRGHDALRAAFSHYRAMPDSAEQIGAAVASGRLTVPTMAIGAHPVGNALERQLRPIADDLVAHLVEDCGHLVPLDRPEVFGALLEDFLAGQRASAPMV, encoded by the coding sequence ATGTCCGAAATCGAACTGCGCCGCGTCGTGGCGAACGGCATCGGGATCAACACGGCGATCGCCGGGAGGGGCGAACCCGTGCTCCTGCTGCACGGGTTCCCGCACACGTGGCAGCTCTGGCGCGCGATCATGCCCCGCCTGGCGCGCACCCACCGGGTCATCGCACCGGACCTGCGCGGGCTCGGGGCCACCGAGCGTCCCGCGGACGGCTACGACGCGGGCACCCTGGCCTCCGACGCGGAGTGCCTGCTCGACGCGCTCGGCGAACCGGCCGCGTCGGTGGTCGGCATCGACGCCGGCGCGCCGCCCGCGTTCCTGCTGGCCATGCGGCGCCCGGAGCGCGTGCGACGGCTCGTCGTGGCCGAATCGCTGCTGGGCCGGCTGCCCGGTGCGGAGGATTTCCTGCGTGCGGGCCCGCCGTGGTGGTTCGGCTTCCACGCCGTCCCTGGGCTGGCCGAGACCGTCCTAATCGGACACGAGGCGGAGTACGTCGACTGGTTCCTCGACACGGGCACGCGCGCTCGCGGGGTTCCGCCGGAGCTCAGGGACCGGTTCGTCGAGGCCTACCGCGGCCACGACGCGCTGCGCGCCGCGTTCTCCCATTACCGCGCGATGCCCGACTCCGCCGAGCAGATCGGTGCGGCCGTCGCGTCCGGCAGGCTCACCGTGCCCACCATGGCGATCGGCGCCCATCCGGTGGGGAACGCGCTCGAACGCCAGCTCCGCCCGATCGCCGACGACCTCGTCGCGCATCTCGTCGAGGACTGCGGCCACCTCGTCCCGCTGGACCGCCCCGAAGTCTTCGGCGCGCTGCTGGAGGATTTCCTCGCCGGGCAGCGGGCTTCCGCGCCGATGGTGTGA
- a CDS encoding trypsin-like peptidase domain-containing protein, whose translation MVAAATVLLVLGVVVSTDTTTGDAIDAEATANDAYTTSIAAKTATTTPAASPSVGALFSDGEHFCSGSVVHSPAGDVVLTAAHCVNDGDGTGNHDGLTFAPGYHDGVAPYGMWTATVAAVPAGWASGGDPDLDFAFLTVRQEGTPASVESLTGANTLGTHHGFTNLITLTGYPDDADAPVVCQGVTTRSGTYQQRVECPGFPDGTSGGPWVIDVDAATGDGTVIGVIGGYQYGGDSPDVSYSSYFDSDIKDLYDSVTG comes from the coding sequence ATGGTGGCCGCGGCAACGGTGTTGCTGGTACTCGGCGTCGTGGTCAGCACCGACACGACGACCGGGGACGCGATCGACGCCGAAGCGACCGCCAACGACGCGTACACCACGTCGATCGCCGCGAAGACGGCCACCACGACGCCCGCCGCCAGCCCGTCCGTCGGCGCGTTGTTCAGCGACGGCGAGCACTTCTGCAGCGGCAGCGTCGTGCACAGCCCGGCAGGCGACGTCGTGCTCACCGCCGCGCACTGCGTCAACGACGGCGACGGCACCGGGAACCACGACGGGCTGACCTTCGCACCCGGTTACCACGACGGCGTCGCCCCGTACGGGATGTGGACGGCCACCGTCGCCGCCGTCCCCGCCGGGTGGGCCTCCGGCGGCGATCCCGATCTCGACTTCGCGTTCCTGACCGTGCGCCAGGAGGGCACACCGGCGAGCGTGGAAAGCCTGACCGGCGCGAACACGCTCGGCACCCACCACGGGTTCACGAACCTGATCACCCTGACGGGCTACCCCGACGACGCCGACGCGCCGGTGGTCTGCCAGGGCGTCACCACCCGGTCCGGCACCTACCAGCAGCGCGTGGAGTGCCCCGGTTTCCCCGACGGCACCAGCGGCGGCCCGTGGGTGATCGACGTGGACGCGGCCACCGGCGACGGCACGGTGATCGGCGTGATCGGCGGCTACCAGTACGGCGGCGATTCGCCCGACGTCTCCTACAGTTCCTACTTCGACTCCGACATCAAGGACCTGTACGACTCCGTCACCGGCTGA